From the genome of Fundulus heteroclitus isolate FHET01 chromosome 7, MU-UCD_Fhet_4.1, whole genome shotgun sequence, one region includes:
- the LOC118563733 gene encoding tetratricopeptide repeat protein 21B-like isoform X2, with protein sequence MVKERPGAAFGQRQLMDRFRASLTARARAPGESLEVYAADVSRLVAEAFPDYGDVAQREEKFRRFLAGLDPALKAKCLEMGATDLEEALHVAERCENARAALQRDYALIKYYCYEKQFNHAVNSASAAQRKFSHDPVYVFFHAYATLMQGEIQEATAELDTIRDDRDLSLCTLMALVYAEKKKANPDKDIIQQLDAKVKEDRKSAPPKSLYHAGTFLWLLGRNDRAREYTERMIKLSNGSREGIILKAWIDVTSEKDAYVRKAGKYFDEGLKERVDVFALMGKILLFP encoded by the exons ATGGTGAAGGAGAGACCTGGGGCGGCTTTTGGACAGAGGCAGTTGATGGACCGCTTCAGAGCCAGCCTGACAGCCCGGGCGCGTGCTCCTGGGGAAAGCCTGGAGGTGTACGCTGCTGACGTGAGCCGGCTGGTCGCGGAGGCCTTTCCGGATTATGGTGATGTTGCACAGAGAGAGGAGAAGTTTCGACGCTTTCTGGCTGGTTTGGATCCAGCGTTGAAGGCCAAGTGTTTGGAGATGGGTGCCACGGACCTGGAGGAGGCGTTACACGTGGCTGAGCGCTGTGAGAATGCCAGAGCTGCCCTACAGAGAGACTAT GCTTTGATCAAATACTACTGCTATGAAAAACAATTCAATCATGCAGTAAATTCCGCCTCAGCCGCTCAGAGGAAATTCAGTCATGACCCCGTCTACGTTTTCTTCCACGCATACGCAACTCTTATGCAAG GGGAAATTCAAGAAGCCACAGCAGAACTGGACACCATAAGAGATGATCGAGATCTGTCCCTCTGCACACTGATGGCTCTTGTCTatgctgaaaagaaaaaggcaaacCCAG ACAAAGACATTATTCAACAGCTTGATGCAAAGGTCAAAGAGGATCGTAAAAGTGCGCCACCCAAGAGCCTGTACCACGCTGGAACCTTTCTTTGGCTGCTAGGCCGCAATGATAGAGCAAGAGAGTACACAGAGAGGATGATCAAACTCTCCAATGGCTCAAGAGAG ggcATAATCCTGAAAGCCTGGATAGATGTTACGTCAGAGAAAGACGCCTATGTCAGGAAGGCTGGGAAGTACTTTGACGAGGGCCTGAAAGAGAGAGTGGATGTTTTTGCTCTCATGGGAAAG ATCTTGTTGTTTCCTTAG
- the LOC118563733 gene encoding tetratricopeptide repeat protein 21B-like isoform X1, whose translation MVKERPGAAFGQRQLMDRFRASLTARARAPGESLEVYAADVSRLVAEAFPDYGDVAQREEKFRRFLAGLDPALKAKCLEMGATDLEEALHVAERCENARAALQRDYALIKYYCYEKQFNHAVNSASAAQRKFSHDPVYVFFHAYATLMQGEIQEATAELDTIRDDRDLSLCTLMALVYAEKKKANPDKDIIQQLDAKVKEDRKSAPPKSLYHAGTFLWLLGRNDRAREYTERMIKLSNGSREGIILKAWIDVTSEKDAYVRKAGKYFDEGLKERVDVFALMGKTGGNCEEELVRILPTRLGKSAFLLWDSLLGRPSRIILW comes from the exons ATGGTGAAGGAGAGACCTGGGGCGGCTTTTGGACAGAGGCAGTTGATGGACCGCTTCAGAGCCAGCCTGACAGCCCGGGCGCGTGCTCCTGGGGAAAGCCTGGAGGTGTACGCTGCTGACGTGAGCCGGCTGGTCGCGGAGGCCTTTCCGGATTATGGTGATGTTGCACAGAGAGAGGAGAAGTTTCGACGCTTTCTGGCTGGTTTGGATCCAGCGTTGAAGGCCAAGTGTTTGGAGATGGGTGCCACGGACCTGGAGGAGGCGTTACACGTGGCTGAGCGCTGTGAGAATGCCAGAGCTGCCCTACAGAGAGACTAT GCTTTGATCAAATACTACTGCTATGAAAAACAATTCAATCATGCAGTAAATTCCGCCTCAGCCGCTCAGAGGAAATTCAGTCATGACCCCGTCTACGTTTTCTTCCACGCATACGCAACTCTTATGCAAG GGGAAATTCAAGAAGCCACAGCAGAACTGGACACCATAAGAGATGATCGAGATCTGTCCCTCTGCACACTGATGGCTCTTGTCTatgctgaaaagaaaaaggcaaacCCAG ACAAAGACATTATTCAACAGCTTGATGCAAAGGTCAAAGAGGATCGTAAAAGTGCGCCACCCAAGAGCCTGTACCACGCTGGAACCTTTCTTTGGCTGCTAGGCCGCAATGATAGAGCAAGAGAGTACACAGAGAGGATGATCAAACTCTCCAATGGCTCAAGAGAG ggcATAATCCTGAAAGCCTGGATAGATGTTACGTCAGAGAAAGACGCCTATGTCAGGAAGGCTGGGAAGTACTTTGACGAGGGCCTGAAAGAGAGAGTGGATGTTTTTGCTCTCATGGGAAAG ACTGGCGGCAACTGTGAGGAGGAGTTAGTGAGGATTCTGCCTACTCGTCTCGGCAAGTCCGCGTTCCTGCTGTGGGACAGCCTCCTGGGGCGACCAAGTCGGATTATACTATGGTGA